A section of the Xiphias gladius isolate SHS-SW01 ecotype Sanya breed wild chromosome 10, ASM1685928v1, whole genome shotgun sequence genome encodes:
- the si:ch211-163l21.10 gene encoding basal body-orientation factor 1, producing MPKKKIAKIKRAKAAKGTKDGKQESKADKESDIEKAKANADLWELRLQVTDQSLVQYREACRRLARVNDELTDQLYRAERDTLDVTGFLKRQDAAKEEKINTLQKSLKSQEAVAREEQNKLVEDYTLQINEMKELFRKKSNDFNMIQDGMKKMKEFEKRKSQMERELNDIRESMDIAHREHRENLNEMEYKFSKEKARLEREAERTIALVVDRAHNEAIVQLDDASRSVFKENVRLNEALKYHIKEAEDLQKLTASLAKQNASLALDKNTFELMVKKNAAQMEAQKDELSKLRAKVVSLEQALELKAEEPEREEKEEEDNILVRTQASRVEIEKLKKVLAMREKELWHIKRLASTVVEQRTEVEQFFHESLAQVKQEIMASRLQYKNEALQAYHWRLREATAGKLKFPPIRTFHKSPHSTNSVYSDTEAAATWTHKPGSKVEISDLTWEQKEQVLRLLFAKMNGQRGRKVSQRLALSASSEKSLVDNDAAGIKEELSPATFITQAPESVLPSNTNGLPDIHPT from the exons ATGCCGAAGAAGAAAATTGCCAAAATAAAGAGGGCGAAAGCCGC GAAAGGAACAAAAGACGGCAAACAGGAGTCAAAAGCGGACAAAGAGTCGGACATCGAGAAGGCCAAGGCCAACGCTGACCTGTGGGAGCTGAGGTTACAGGTCACCGACCAGTCGCTCGTGCAGTACCGGGAGGCTTGCCGCAGGTTGGCCCGCGTCAACGACGAGCTCACCGACCAGCTGTACCGCGCGGAGAGGGACACCCTCGATGTAACTGGTTTTCTGAAGAGACAGGACgcagccaaagaggagaag ATCAATACGCTGCAGAAAAGCCTGAAAAGTCAAGAGGCAGTCGCGCGCgaagagcaaaacaaactg GTTGAAGATTACACGCTTCAAATCAATGAGATGAAAGAACTGTTCAGAAAGAAGTCCAATGACTTTAACATGATCCAAGACggaatgaagaaaatgaaagagtttGAGAAGAGGAAGTCCCAAATGGAGCGGGAGCTCAATGAT attaGGGAAAGCATGGATATTGCTCACAGGGAGCACAGGGAAAACCTAAACGAAATGGAGTACAAATTCTCCAAAGAAAAG GCTCGCCTGGAGAGAGAAGCCGAGCGAACGATAGCCCTGGTGGTGGACAGGGCCCACAACGAGGccattgt GCAGTTGGACGATGCATCACGCTCTGTGTTCAAGGAGAATGTCCGTCTCAATGAAgcactgaaatatcacataaaggaggcagaggaccTGCAGAAATTGACAGCCTCCCTGGCAAAGCAAAATGCCTCGCTGGCACTGGACAAG AACACCTTTGAGTTGATGGTAAAAAAGAATGCGGCTCAGATGGAGGCCCAAAAAGATGAACTATCTAAACTGAGGGCCAAGGTAGTTTCCCTGGAGCAGGCCCTAGAGCTAAAGGCTGAGGAACCTGAgcgagaggaaaaggaggaggaggacaacaTCCTGGTCAGAACCCAGGCCAGCCGGGTAGAGATAGAGAAGCTAAAGAAGGTGCTCGCCATGCGCGAGAAAGAATTGTGGCATATCAAACGGCTAGCGAGCACTGTTGTGGAGCAGCGCACAGAGGTGGAGCAGTTCTTCCACGAGTCACTGGCTCAGGTGAAGCAGGAGATCATGGCCAGCAGGCTGCAATACAAAAATGAGGCTCTGCAGGCTTATCACTGGAGGCTGAGAGAAGCCACAGCAGGAAAGCTGAAGTTCCCACCCATCCGCACCTTCCATAAAAGCCCCCACAGTACCAACTCTGTCTATTCAGACACGGAGGCAGCTGCCACGTG GACACACAAACCAGGAAGCAAAGTTGAAATTTCAGATTTAACTTGGGAGCAGAAGGAACAAGTGCTCAGGCTTCTCTTTGCTAAAATGAATGGACAGAGGGGAAG GAAAGTAAGCCAACGTCTGGCTTTATCTGCCTCCTCTGAGAAGAGCCTTGTTGACAATGATGCTGCTGG AATTAAAGAGGAGCTCTCCCCAGCGACCTTCATCACCCAGGCGCCTGAGTCTGTTCTGCCCTCGAACACCAACGGCCTGCCGGATATACACCCCACATGA